The bacterium genome contains a region encoding:
- a CDS encoding zf-HC2 domain-containing protein — MKMNHHRVGQLLSAYLDGELLPREGAAVQEHLLECRRCREEYERLRTTKGLLGELPLAEPPAEFWRVVRAPEAAAAPPRRISWRVPLLLRPAWAVAAVIVILALALIPLVKGTVDRLHAAEIGVDLYVREHALQMSTEPLPDRAYLGVVTGDADLVLVGGSTHRDEGAP, encoded by the coding sequence ATGAAGATGAACCACCATCGTGTCGGACAACTGCTGTCCGCGTACCTGGACGGCGAGCTCCTCCCCCGCGAGGGGGCGGCGGTGCAGGAACACCTGCTGGAATGTCGGCGCTGCCGCGAGGAGTACGAGCGCCTCCGGACCACCAAGGGCCTGCTCGGCGAACTCCCGCTGGCCGAGCCCCCCGCGGAGTTTTGGCGGGTGGTGCGCGCGCCCGAGGCCGCCGCGGCGCCGCCGCGGCGGATTTCGTGGCGGGTGCCGTTGCTGCTGCGGCCGGCGTGGGCGGTCGCGGCCGTGATCGTGATCCTCGCGCTGGCCCTGATCCCGCTCGTCAAGGGGACGGTCGATCGGCTGCACGCGGCAGAGATTGGGGTCGACCTCTACGTGCGCGAGCACGCGCTGCAGATGAGCACGGAGCCGCTGCCGGATCGCGCCTACCTCGGGGTGGTGACGGGGGACGCGGATCTCGTGCTCGTCGGGGGGTCGACCCATCGCGACGAGGGAGCGCCGTGA
- a CDS encoding arginine decarboxylase, pyruvoyl-dependent — protein MWQPPKAVSLVSGHGEGPSELNAFDRALQDAGVANINFLRVTSIMPPGARVIELPPYPPGLLVPAVYSRIASTRPGDLISATIGVGISREAYGVIMEHTAHSSLAAAEATVRSMVEEGFRIRGITLDEVIVTGAEHTVERAGCAVAVALFWPGRNGLL, from the coding sequence ATGTGGCAGCCACCCAAAGCCGTCTCACTGGTCTCCGGACACGGCGAAGGCCCGTCCGAGCTCAACGCGTTCGACCGGGCGCTGCAGGACGCCGGGGTCGCGAACATCAATTTCCTCCGGGTGACCAGCATCATGCCCCCGGGGGCGCGCGTGATCGAGCTCCCACCCTACCCGCCGGGCCTGCTCGTCCCCGCCGTGTACTCGCGCATCGCGAGCACGAGGCCCGGGGATCTGATCAGCGCAACGATCGGCGTGGGGATCTCGCGGGAGGCATACGGGGTGATCATGGAGCACACCGCCCACTCGTCCCTGGCCGCGGCGGAGGCCACGGTGCGCAGCATGGTCGAGGAGGGGTTTCGCATCCGCGGGATCACGCTCGACGAGGTGATCGTCACCGGCGCCGAGCACACGGTGGAACGGGCCGGATGCGCGGTGGCGGTCGCCCTGTTCTGGCCGGGCCGAAACGGCCTCCTCTGA
- a CDS encoding DUF5666 domain-containing protein, translated as MAACLIAAVVGTGSTVAAPVVAPAPLARGWGWLLLSGTAAAVNGSTRTITVAVSGEGRAEIFEGGTAWRHEAVTGTQVVHLLSETVLVDADRGPVPIATIRPGTPLLTWGVVRPDASTFGLTVVMPRLHARASGASPEPTGVSGVVIRSSGRMLELLNQGGVQKSVIVTGTTAVHAAAGGAAPGISPDDLVNVEGTINSDGSVSATRIDVTLAVATAAQVSGGVAQRLDDVEGLVVTGVPVAVSGETFFVRGTGPATFKQCAPGQAVTVYGTPITIGSQSVGLRAALVVLR; from the coding sequence TTGGCCGCCTGCCTCATCGCCGCTGTTGTGGGGACGGGGTCGACCGTCGCCGCCCCCGTGGTGGCGCCCGCCCCGCTGGCCAGGGGGTGGGGGTGGCTCCTCCTATCCGGGACCGCCGCCGCCGTCAACGGGTCGACGCGGACCATCACAGTGGCCGTATCGGGCGAGGGGCGCGCGGAGATCTTTGAGGGGGGAACGGCCTGGCGCCACGAGGCCGTCACGGGCACGCAGGTCGTGCACCTGCTTTCCGAGACCGTCCTGGTTGACGCCGATCGTGGGCCCGTGCCGATCGCCACGATCCGGCCCGGCACCCCGCTCCTCACCTGGGGAGTGGTGCGGCCGGATGCATCGACCTTCGGGCTCACGGTGGTGATGCCGCGGCTGCACGCTCGGGCGTCCGGCGCGAGCCCGGAGCCCACCGGCGTCTCGGGGGTGGTGATTCGCTCCTCGGGACGGATGCTGGAACTGCTCAACCAGGGGGGGGTGCAGAAGAGCGTGATCGTCACCGGAACGACCGCGGTTCACGCCGCCGCCGGCGGAGCAGCGCCGGGGATCTCCCCCGATGATCTGGTGAACGTCGAGGGGACGATCAATTCGGACGGGAGCGTTTCCGCCACCCGCATCGACGTGACCTTGGCGGTCGCCACCGCTGCCCAGGTTTCCGGAGGGGTCGCGCAGCGCTTGGATGACGTGGAAGGGCTGGTCGTGACGGGGGTGCCCGTGGCGGTCTCGGGGGAGACGTTCTTTGTCCGAGGGACCGGCCCGGCAACGTTCAAGCAGTGTGCGCCCGGCCAGGCGGTGACCGTCTACGGCACGCCGATCACCATCGGGAGCCAATCGGTCGGCCTCCGCGCCGCCCTGGTCGTGTTGCGCTAA
- a CDS encoding sigma-70 family RNA polymerase sigma factor, with the protein MERLAVMVPMARPDAVRADRYTREELARYDAIIQRYARHVYNIAYRMAGNEADARDLSQEAFLRVFRALRRVEPDAPLESWLHRIVSNLYIDLLRKRPRARVESLDAPMETPRGEMVREFPDIESSPEAIIEREQLDGAIQRALGTLSADLRLVVVLSDIEGLAYEEIATILHVPLGTVKSRLHRARQMLQQRLRPYMEARRRGWDG; encoded by the coding sequence ATGGAGAGGCTGGCCGTGATGGTCCCGATGGCGCGACCTGATGCGGTCCGCGCGGATCGTTATACGCGGGAAGAGCTGGCGCGGTACGATGCGATCATCCAGCGATACGCCCGCCATGTGTACAACATTGCCTACCGCATGGCGGGCAACGAGGCCGACGCGCGGGACCTCTCCCAGGAAGCCTTCCTGCGGGTCTTCCGAGCGCTGCGGCGGGTCGAGCCCGACGCGCCGCTGGAGAGCTGGCTGCATCGGATCGTCAGCAACCTCTACATCGACCTGCTCCGCAAGCGGCCGCGGGCGAGGGTCGAATCGCTCGATGCTCCGATGGAAACCCCGCGCGGCGAGATGGTGCGGGAGTTTCCCGACATCGAGTCGAGCCCCGAGGCCATCATCGAGCGTGAACAGCTGGACGGGGCGATCCAGCGCGCGTTGGGGACCTTGAGCGCGGACCTCCGACTGGTGGTCGTGCTGAGCGATATCGAGGGGCTGGCCTACGAAGAGATCGCCACAATCCTGCACGTGCCCTTGGGGACGGTGAAATCCCGGCTCCATCGCGCGCGGCAGATGCTCCAGCAGCGGCTGCGCCCCTATATGGAAGCGCGCCGGCGGGGATGGGACGGATGA
- a CDS encoding MazG nucleotide pyrophosphohydrolase domain-containing protein gives MRRMDVAALQAQISATFGARDRARGPDGTFRRLVEEVGEVAKAMRARDRAALALELSDVVAWTVSVAVLCGVDLNAALGRYEAGCPRCGASPCRCPLDPAAR, from the coding sequence ATGCGGCGGATGGACGTGGCGGCGCTGCAGGCGCAGATCTCGGCGACATTTGGGGCGAGGGACCGGGCGCGCGGTCCCGACGGGACGTTCCGGCGTCTGGTCGAGGAAGTGGGCGAAGTGGCGAAGGCGATGCGCGCCCGCGACCGGGCCGCGCTGGCGCTGGAGCTCTCCGATGTCGTCGCCTGGACCGTGAGCGTTGCCGTGCTCTGTGGCGTCGATCTCAACGCGGCGCTCGGCCGGTACGAAGCAGGGTGCCCCAGGTGCGGGGCATCCCCCTGCCGCTGTCCCCTCGACCCCGCGGCGCGGTAA
- the speE gene encoding polyamine aminopropyltransferase: protein MRGAWIVDQGVSDITSAFKITRCLHDERTPYQHLEIYDSPRFGRMLVLDGAVQTTEGDEFVYHEMLAHPALCAHPRPRTVLIIGGGDGGLLEEVLKHPIERATMVEIDAAVVRASRQYLSTICGAAFEDPRATLVIGDGIAYVRETPDRFDVVLIDSTDPEGAATGLFAPEFYAQVANRLTPQGVLAVQSGSAVYQQELIRMVRRHLRPSFPTVRTYVATVTTYPGVLWSFTVGTKGRDPHAIAPEEIARRVAAIAGLRYYTPSGHRAAFDLPPYLREQVEME from the coding sequence ATGCGCGGCGCCTGGATCGTGGATCAGGGGGTGAGCGACATCACCTCCGCCTTCAAGATCACCCGGTGCCTCCACGACGAGCGCACCCCCTACCAGCACCTCGAGATCTACGACAGCCCGCGGTTCGGGCGAATGCTCGTGCTCGACGGCGCCGTGCAAACCACTGAAGGTGATGAGTTCGTCTACCACGAGATGCTCGCCCACCCGGCGCTGTGCGCGCACCCCCGGCCCCGGACCGTCCTGATCATCGGCGGCGGCGACGGAGGGCTGCTGGAGGAAGTCCTCAAGCACCCCATCGAGCGAGCGACGATGGTGGAGATCGACGCGGCGGTCGTCCGCGCCAGCCGGCAGTACCTGAGCACGATCTGTGGCGCGGCCTTCGAGGATCCGCGGGCCACCCTGGTCATCGGCGACGGCATCGCCTACGTCCGGGAAACCCCCGATCGGTTCGACGTCGTGCTGATCGATTCGACCGACCCCGAGGGGGCCGCCACCGGCCTCTTCGCCCCGGAGTTCTACGCCCAGGTGGCAAACCGGCTCACGCCGCAGGGCGTGCTGGCGGTGCAATCCGGCTCGGCGGTTTACCAGCAGGAGTTGATCCGGATGGTCCGGCGACACCTGCGACCGTCGTTCCCGACGGTGCGAACGTACGTCGCGACCGTGACGACCTACCCGGGGGTGCTGTGGTCGTTTACCGTCGGCACGAAGGGCCGGGATCCGCACGCGATCGCGCCCGAGGAGATCGCCCGACGGGTGGCGGCGATTGCCGGGCTGCGCTACTATACGCCGTCGGGGCACCGGGCGGCCTTTGATCTCCCGCCCTACCTCCGGGAACAGGTCGAGATGGAGTGA
- the leuS gene encoding leucine--tRNA ligase, whose product MGEGYDPKRLEPMWQARWKADGLYRTPDQSDRPKLYFLTMYPYPSGDLHIGHWYVMTASDTKARYLRMRGYNVFFPIGFDAFGLPAENAAIQHGIHPYKWTMANIERMRGQLRSMGAMFDWSHEVVTCLPEYYKWNQWFFLKFYEAGLVYRALAAVDWCPHDNTTLAREQVVGTDRVCERCGTPVVKKDLEQWFFRITKYADELLDFSKMEWPERVQTLQRNWIGRSEGAEITYSSEQGDPITVFTTRPDTLFGATFLVLAPEHPLVEKLTTPDRRAEVTAYVHRARRQSEIERLAEDREKTGVFIGAYARHPLTNARIPIYIGDYVLLTYGTGAIHAVPAHDSRDFVFARKYRLPIPVVIAPPDWDGKALAEAYQGEGPMVNSGPFDGTPSDEGRRRITEALERAGRGRPAVTYRLRDWLISRQRYWGTPIPMVYCPACGTVPVPIGDLPVLLPEDAEFLPTGESPLKHSAAFRHVRCPRCGGAAERETDTMDTFVDSSWYQYRYLSPHDHDRPFDPQRGRAWLPVDQYTGGIEHAVMHLLYTRFFTKAMRDIGMVSLDEPMLRLFNQGIILGPDGNRMSKSRGNVVNPDDYAGTMGVDTVRAYLMFIGPWDAGGPWNPKGIEGLHRFLHRVWHLVVDEIPPGAAGPGAASAVRRVVHQTLKRVSEDLEGFRFNTALAALMECTNALMRVREGGAAATPEWAVAMKALVMMLAPFAPHLAEELWAKLGQPYSVHLQAWPAWDPDAVREDTVTLVLQVNGRVRDRVQVSAGLDEARLRETALASERVRKFIDGMQVQDVIVVRDKLVNVVVR is encoded by the coding sequence ATGGGCGAAGGGTACGACCCCAAGCGGCTCGAGCCGATGTGGCAGGCCCGGTGGAAAGCCGACGGGCTGTACCGGACGCCGGATCAGTCGGACCGGCCCAAGCTCTATTTCCTGACCATGTACCCCTATCCGAGCGGTGATCTGCACATCGGTCACTGGTACGTGATGACGGCGTCGGACACCAAGGCGCGATACCTGCGGATGCGTGGGTACAATGTTTTCTTCCCCATCGGGTTCGATGCGTTCGGACTGCCGGCGGAGAATGCCGCGATCCAGCACGGGATCCATCCATATAAGTGGACGATGGCGAACATCGAGCGCATGCGCGGGCAACTGCGGTCGATGGGGGCGATGTTTGACTGGTCCCACGAAGTGGTGACCTGCCTGCCCGAATACTACAAGTGGAACCAATGGTTTTTCCTCAAGTTCTACGAGGCCGGATTGGTCTATCGGGCGCTGGCCGCCGTGGACTGGTGCCCCCACGACAACACGACGTTGGCCCGAGAACAGGTCGTCGGCACCGATCGCGTCTGCGAGCGGTGCGGCACCCCGGTGGTCAAGAAAGACCTGGAGCAGTGGTTCTTCCGGATCACCAAGTACGCGGACGAGTTGCTCGATTTCAGCAAGATGGAGTGGCCGGAGCGCGTGCAGACGCTGCAGCGCAACTGGATCGGCCGGAGCGAAGGCGCGGAGATTACCTACAGCAGCGAGCAAGGGGACCCGATCACCGTCTTCACCACCCGGCCCGACACGCTCTTCGGCGCCACGTTCCTGGTCCTCGCCCCCGAGCACCCGTTGGTCGAGAAGTTGACCACTCCCGACCGCCGGGCCGAGGTGACGGCCTACGTCCACCGGGCGCGGCGACAGTCCGAGATCGAGCGGCTGGCCGAGGACCGGGAAAAGACCGGGGTGTTCATCGGCGCGTACGCCCGGCACCCGTTGACCAACGCGCGGATTCCCATCTACATCGGGGACTACGTCCTGCTGACGTACGGGACGGGGGCGATCCACGCCGTGCCCGCGCACGACAGCCGCGACTTCGTCTTCGCCCGCAAGTACCGGCTGCCCATCCCCGTCGTAATCGCCCCGCCCGACTGGGACGGGAAGGCGTTGGCCGAGGCGTATCAGGGCGAAGGCCCCATGGTCAACTCCGGTCCCTTTGACGGCACGCCGAGCGACGAGGGGCGCCGGCGGATCACCGAGGCGTTGGAGCGGGCCGGCCGGGGTCGGCCCGCCGTGACCTACCGGCTGCGGGACTGGTTGATCAGCCGTCAGCGATACTGGGGCACCCCCATCCCCATGGTCTACTGCCCGGCCTGCGGGACGGTCCCGGTGCCGATCGGCGACCTGCCGGTGTTGTTGCCGGAGGACGCCGAGTTCCTCCCGACCGGCGAATCGCCGCTGAAGCACAGCGCGGCGTTCCGCCACGTGCGCTGCCCCCGCTGTGGAGGAGCGGCGGAGCGAGAAACCGACACCATGGACACCTTTGTCGACTCGTCGTGGTACCAGTACCGGTACCTCAGCCCGCACGATCACGACCGGCCGTTTGACCCGCAGCGAGGCCGGGCGTGGCTGCCGGTCGACCAGTACACCGGCGGAATCGAGCACGCCGTGATGCACCTGCTCTACACGCGCTTCTTCACCAAGGCGATGCGGGACATCGGGATGGTGTCCCTCGACGAGCCGATGCTCCGCCTCTTCAACCAAGGCATCATCCTTGGCCCGGACGGCAACCGGATGAGCAAATCCCGCGGCAACGTGGTCAACCCCGACGACTATGCGGGGACGATGGGGGTGGACACCGTCCGGGCGTACCTGATGTTCATCGGACCGTGGGACGCCGGCGGGCCGTGGAACCCGAAGGGGATTGAGGGACTGCACCGGTTTCTGCACCGCGTCTGGCACCTGGTGGTGGACGAGATCCCGCCGGGCGCGGCGGGACCCGGGGCCGCGTCGGCCGTCCGCCGCGTGGTGCACCAGACGCTGAAGCGGGTGAGCGAGGACCTGGAGGGATTTCGGTTCAACACCGCGCTGGCGGCGTTGATGGAATGCACCAACGCGCTGATGCGGGTGCGGGAGGGCGGCGCGGCGGCGACCCCCGAGTGGGCGGTGGCGATGAAGGCCCTGGTGATGATGCTGGCCCCGTTCGCCCCGCACCTGGCGGAGGAGCTGTGGGCGAAGCTCGGCCAACCCTACAGCGTCCACCTTCAGGCCTGGCCGGCGTGGGACCCCGACGCGGTTCGCGAGGACACCGTCACCCTTGTCCTGCAGGTCAACGGGCGCGTCCGCGACCGGGTGCAGGTGTCGGCGGGGTTGGACGAGGCGCGCCTGCGGGAGACGGCGCTGGCGAGCGAGCGCGTCCGGAAGTTCATCGACGGGATGCAGGTCCAGGATGTGATCGTCGTCCGTGACAAACTCGTGAACGTCGTGGTGCGATAG
- the speB gene encoding agmatinase, whose protein sequence is MTFLAARAPGAGGSAGPTLTGVPYDVGSSFRRGSRWGPGAIRGASDSIETYNPLLDRDLEGVAFVDAGDLAVEALDPAAMVRAVRRSIGPGLPFLLGGEHTITLGGVQAVTARHHDVVVVQWDAHTDLRSEYQGAEVHHATVMRRLLDGGVPLVQLGIRAGTREEFALARRRSLHLARGVRLPQPLLDSLREKPLYLTVDIDVLDPSVAPGTGNPEPDGATYSELLTALTALEGHRIVGMDLVEVAPPWDPGGGTAIIAASLVRDMLLLFGTPAGERTPTGAR, encoded by the coding sequence GTGACCTTCCTCGCCGCGCGCGCCCCCGGCGCTGGCGGATCCGCGGGGCCCACGCTCACCGGCGTCCCGTACGATGTCGGGTCGTCGTTTCGGCGGGGCAGCCGGTGGGGACCCGGCGCGATCCGCGGGGCCTCGGACAGCATCGAAACCTACAACCCCCTCCTCGATCGCGACCTGGAAGGGGTCGCGTTCGTCGACGCCGGCGATCTTGCCGTCGAGGCGCTGGACCCGGCGGCGATGGTGCGGGCGGTGCGACGCTCGATCGGGCCCGGGCTCCCGTTCCTCCTCGGCGGCGAGCACACGATCACGCTCGGCGGGGTCCAGGCGGTGACCGCCCGCCACCATGACGTGGTGGTCGTCCAGTGGGACGCGCACACCGATCTCCGCAGCGAATACCAGGGGGCGGAGGTGCACCACGCGACGGTGATGCGTCGCCTGCTGGACGGCGGGGTCCCGCTCGTGCAACTGGGGATCCGGGCGGGCACCCGGGAGGAATTCGCGCTCGCCCGGCGCCGAAGCCTGCATCTCGCTCGGGGGGTCCGGCTCCCCCAGCCTCTACTGGATTCGCTGCGGGAGAAACCGCTCTACCTCACCGTCGACATCGATGTGCTCGACCCGTCCGTGGCGCCGGGGACGGGCAACCCCGAGCCGGATGGGGCCACCTACTCGGAGCTCCTGACGGCCCTGACCGCGCTCGAGGGGCACCGCATCGTGGGCATGGATCTCGTGGAGGTCGCCCCACCGTGGGATCCCGGCGGGGGCACGGCGATCATCGCCGCCTCGCTGGTGCGCGACATGCTGCTGCTGTTCGGGACGCCCGCCGGGGAGCGCACCCCGACGGGAGCGCGCTGA
- a CDS encoding sigma-E factor regulatory protein RseB domain-containing protein: MNASLPLFARAVAGAILLVLVGGGLNFAAQAPVVPPARILQMALEAPRLVDYEGTEVITALRAGRMETITVAESHKRPDLLRMEYVSPGDLAGRLIVDNGTTAWHYEPSLNMAFEGPTLQGQLLSRDLTLLLRNYRLSALGVEDVIGRQAYVIALDPVHLGVRRQLWVDRSTGTVLRSEERDPYRGIILSSYFSRISFSLNLPEAYFKFRVPAGAHVFNWITTEAGSMSPAALETRSHFPVLIPPVLPEGYTFRGGALSRFGSLTSVYLRYSDGGNLISFFEAPAGSIGWPSAGTPIQVAGRPARLVDQGYFRVLIWEQRGLRVTAVGTVPTETLVTVAGQIAAGREQALVQDVSRRIESDPATVRRLRGEGLTFPEVARTVLLSQRLGADLPTTVRYVRGSLTTDELARRLGIPPAAVQRIVRQAVGELPVVPVLPATPR, translated from the coding sequence GTGAACGCCTCGCTGCCTCTGTTCGCCAGGGCCGTGGCTGGCGCGATCCTGCTCGTCCTGGTCGGCGGCGGCCTGAACTTCGCTGCCCAGGCACCGGTGGTGCCGCCCGCCCGGATTCTCCAGATGGCACTGGAGGCCCCTCGGCTCGTGGACTACGAGGGGACCGAGGTGATCACCGCGCTCCGGGCCGGACGCATGGAGACGATCACGGTGGCCGAGTCACACAAGCGCCCCGACCTGTTGCGGATGGAGTACGTGTCCCCCGGGGACCTGGCGGGCCGGCTGATCGTCGACAACGGCACCACCGCCTGGCACTATGAGCCGAGCCTGAATATGGCGTTCGAGGGGCCCACCCTGCAGGGGCAGCTCCTGAGCCGGGACCTCACGCTGCTCCTGCGAAACTACCGTCTCTCCGCCCTCGGCGTCGAGGACGTCATCGGCCGGCAAGCCTACGTGATCGCGCTCGATCCGGTCCACCTGGGGGTGCGGCGCCAGTTGTGGGTGGATCGCTCCACGGGGACGGTCCTCCGCAGCGAAGAGCGAGATCCGTATCGGGGGATCATCCTCAGTTCCTATTTCTCTCGCATCAGCTTCAGCCTGAACCTCCCCGAGGCCTACTTCAAGTTCCGGGTGCCCGCCGGGGCGCACGTGTTCAATTGGATCACGACCGAGGCGGGCTCGATGAGCCCGGCCGCCCTCGAGACGCGGAGTCATTTCCCGGTGCTGATTCCTCCGGTGCTGCCCGAGGGGTACACATTTCGCGGCGGGGCGCTGAGCCGTTTCGGCAGCCTCACCTCGGTGTACCTGCGCTACAGTGACGGCGGCAACCTCATCTCATTCTTCGAGGCGCCGGCCGGATCGATCGGATGGCCCTCCGCGGGCACGCCGATCCAGGTCGCGGGCCGGCCCGCGCGGCTCGTCGATCAAGGGTACTTCCGCGTGCTGATCTGGGAACAGCGCGGTCTCCGGGTGACCGCGGTCGGCACGGTGCCGACCGAGACGCTGGTGACCGTGGCCGGGCAGATCGCCGCGGGAAGAGAACAGGCCCTGGTGCAGGATGTTTCCCGCCGCATCGAGAGCGATCCCGCGACCGTCCGCCGGCTTCGCGGGGAAGGGCTGACCTTCCCGGAGGTGGCCAGGACCGTTCTCCTCTCGCAGCGGCTGGGGGCCGATCTCCCCACGACCGTACGCTACGTTCGCGGAAGCCTGACCACGGACGAACTGGCCAGAAGGCTGGGGATCCCCCCGGCGGCGGTTCAGCGGATCGTCCGACAGGCGGTCGGGGAACTACCGGTCGTCCCCGTGCTTCCGGCCACCCCGCGCTAG